The following coding sequences are from one Lycium ferocissimum isolate CSIRO_LF1 chromosome 3, AGI_CSIRO_Lferr_CH_V1, whole genome shotgun sequence window:
- the LOC132050085 gene encoding pentatricopeptide repeat-containing protein At1g74630, with protein MSRAETLCLSLLSNCKTLLNLKQIQSLVYKSGLETNPFIAGKLILVSAVQIPDSINYARRLLIHNPNPDVFMYNTLIRGESQSPKNSVNAFVYMLRHSNYPPDTFTFAFVLKAVANLQCLRTGIQLHCQSMVRGFDAHVFVGTTLVSMYAECGFLEFAWKVFDQMPERNVVAWNAMITGCFRGNDVSGADRVFGLMPFRDLTTWNVMLAGYAKAGEVERAKGLFLKMPNRDDVSWSTMIVGFVHNGCFDEAFGVFRELVGSGNRPNEVSLTGVLSACAQAGAFDFGLVLHGFVEKVGFVWISSVNNALLDTYSKCGNVLMARLVFERMPGKKSIVSWTSMIAGFAMQGYGDEAIKLFHEMEESRTRPDGITFISVLYACSHAGLVEQGHELFSKMTGVYDVEPTIEHYGCMVDLYGRAGQLHKAYNFVVQMPVTPNAVIWRTLLGACSFFGHIELAEQVNKRLSQLDPDNSGDHVLLSNIYAFAGKWKDVAMVRRSMAEKNMKKIPGWSTIEVDKVMYSFVAGDKRNEITEEAYNKLSEIMLKLKVEGGYIAEVGSVLHDLEEEDKEDAVSKHSEKLAVAFGMARLCKGSTIRIVKNLRRLLVRDDLWFDQIGNAPVFKVNNIGSEQKTHIMDVMECSMLAIAMKNMEKKYSNTSVN; from the exons ATGAGCAGAGCAGAAACCCTGTGTCTTTCTCTATTAAGCAATTGCAAAACTCTCTTGAACCTCAAGCAAATCCAGTCCTTGGTTTACAAATCCGGCCTGGAAACCAACCCATTTATCGCCGGAAAACTCATACTTGTCTCTGCTGTTCAAATCCCTGACTCTATTAATTACGCTCGTCGTCTCCTAATTCACAATCCTAACCCAGATGTATTCATGTACAACACCCTCATCCGTGGTGAATCCCAATCACCAAAGAACTCGGTTAACGCGTTCGTTTACATGTTGCGCCACTCAAATTACCCTCCTGATACTTTTACTTTTGCTTTTGTGTTGAAGGCGGTGGCGAATTTGCAGTGTTTGAGAACTGGGATTCAGTTGCATTGTCAATCTATGGTTCGTGGGTTTGATGCTCATGTATTTGTTGGGACTACATTGGTTAGTATGTATGCTGAATGTGGGTTTCTTGAGTTTGCTTGGAAGGTGTTTGATCAAATGCCTGAAAGAAATGTTGTGGCATGGAATGCGATGATTACAGGGTGTTTTAGAGGGAATGATGTGAGCGGTGCGGATAGAGTGTTTGGTTTAATGCCGTTTAGGGATTTGACTACTTGGAACGTGATGCTGGCAGGGTATGCTAAAGCTGGGGAAGTTGAGCGTGCCAAGGGGTTGTTTTTGAAGATGCCGAATAGAGATGATGTTTCTTGGAGTACTATGATTGTTGGGTTTGTTCATAATGGTTGTTTTGATGAGGCGTTTGGGGTTTTTAGGGAGTTGGTTGGGAGTGGAAATAGGCCGAATGAAGTGAGCTTGACAGGTGTTTTATCTGCGTGTGCTCAAGCTGGGGCGTTTGATTTTGGGTTAGTATTGCATGGATTTGTAGAGAAAGTGGGATTTGTATGGATTAGTTCTGTGAACAATGCGCTTTTGGATACGTACTCCAAGTGTGGAAATGTGTTGATGGCTCGTCTTGTCTTTGAGAGAATGCCGGGGAAGAAAAGCATTGTTTCTTGGACTTCTATGATTGCAGGGTTTGCAATGCAAGGATATGGTGATGAGGCGATAAAGCTTTTTCATGAGATGGAAGAATCTAGGACAAGGCCTGATGGGATCACTTTTATTTCGGTCCTTTATGCATGTAGTCATGCTGGCttagttgaacaaggtcatgAGCTTTTTAGTAAAATGACAGGAGTTTATGATGTTGAACCAACTATTGAGCATTATGGTTGTATGGTTGATTTGTATGGCAGGGCTGGTCAGCTTCATAAGGCATATAATTTTGTGGTTCAAATGCCAGTAACACCCAATGCCGTTATTTGGCGGACACTTCTTGGGGCTTGCAGCTTTTTCGGTCACATTGAATTGGCCGAGCAAGTAAATAAAAGGCTCTCTCAGCTGGATCCAGACAACTCTGGTGACCATGTTTTACTGTCCAACATTTATGCATTTGCAGGGAAATGGAAGGATGTTGCCATGGTGAGGAGATCAATGGCTGAGAAGAATATGAAGAAAATTCCTGGTTGGAGCACAATTGAAGTGGACAAGGTCATGTACAGTTTTGTGGCAGGGGATAAACGAAATGAGATTACTGAAGAGGCTTATAATAAACTAAGTGAGATAATGTTAAAACTTAAAGTAGAAGGCGGTTATATTGCAGAGGTAGGCAGCGTTTTGCATGATTTGGAAGAGGAAGACAAGGAAGATGCTGTGTCTAAGCACAGCGAGAAACTTGCTGTTGCTTTTGGTATGGCAAGGTTATGTAAGGGAAGCACCATACGAATTGTAAAGAATTTGAGG AGATTATTGGTGAGGGATGATTTATGGTTCGATCAAATTGGCAATGCTCCCGTTTTCAAGGTAAACAACATTGGCAGCGAACAGAAGACTCACATTATGGATGTCATGGAATGCTCCATGCTTGCCATTGCAATGAAGAATATGGAAAAGAAGTATTCAAACACGTCTGTCAACTAA